In Stomoxys calcitrans chromosome 2, idStoCalc2.1, whole genome shotgun sequence, the following proteins share a genomic window:
- the LOC131995074 gene encoding uncharacterized protein LOC131995074, with protein MPTPTSGGVVLYNPDWEPSSPRRQIGDTCSSAQSPHRQETRIKKIQSDTITTDSKTKSTLDPQLQHHNNHKCGTQHTTPTNSNIANPPPVKYNVYLLQSTILII; from the exons ATGCCTACGCCCACCTCCGGAGGAGTGGTGTTGTACAACCCGGATTGGGAGCCGTCTTCGCCCAGGAGACAGATTGGGGATACGTGTTCGTCGGCCCAGTCACCTCACAGGCAAGAAACCAGGATTAAAAAG atacaaagtgacacaataacaaccgactcaaaaaccaaatctacactcgacccacaattgcaacatcacaacaaccataagtgcgggacacaacatacaacaccaactaattctaatattgcaaaccccccacctgttaaatacaatgtctacctactacaatcaactatactcataatttaa